One region of Labrus mixtus chromosome 1, fLabMix1.1, whole genome shotgun sequence genomic DNA includes:
- the LOC132974056 gene encoding AMP deaminase 3-like, with translation MPRQFPKVTLSEKETEHSFEQRKYMHQRLKKKTTRMPCRCSQGQRTARSASNKQRIMNCLWSGQSSSQRRAPRDMPRQFPKVTLSEKEKETQLRAEKVYASALKEEDNKDALSMFTVPEDCPIGLQQAKDHELLKELAEQQSEESTKRRKSLKMIRSQSMYLQIPVNTDWTRSVTPFMSPSSTCSSLPENCPDYQRVTISGDYCAGITVEDYEQAAKSLFKALLIREKYSKLAYHRFCRTTAQFLRSAVNTRWSEDDEVMPDMCPHPKHGEDPYSMENIPENLNYELKMKDGIVCVYDSVEALEENKPHDLPYPDLETFAIDLSHVLSMIADGPTKTYCHRRLNFLSSKFYLHEMLNEMAELKELKSVPHRDFYNVRKVDTHIHAAACMSQKHLLTFIQKTYETDSDRVVLEKVGQKMTLQQVFHSINKDPYDLTVDSLDVHAGRQTFHRFDKFNSKYNPVGASELREIFLKTDNLINGEYFASIIKEVSHDLEESKYQHAEPRLSIYGRSPEEWDSLSKWFIHQKVHSPNMRWIIQVPRIYDIFKSKKLVHNFAKMLENIFLPLFEATVNPQKHKELHVFLKYVSGFDSVDDESKHSDHMFSFRSPKPEQWTADENPPYSYYIFHMYANIMVLNNLRKERGLSTFQFRPHCGEAGSITHLVSAFLTSDNISHGLNLKKSPVLQYLYYLAQVPIAMSPLSNNSLFLEYSKNPLREFLHKGLCVSLSTDDPMQFHYTKEPLMEEYAIAAQLWKLSTCDVCEIARNSVLQSGLSHQDKKHFLGVNYLKDGPEGNDICRTNVAQIRMAYRHETLCNELSFIVDAVKSEAMGSIYE, from the exons ACATGCCTCGGCAATTCCCAAAAGTTACTCTGagtgagaaggagaaggagacacAGCTTCGAGCAGAGAAAGTATATGCATCAGCgcttaaagaagaagacaacaagGATGCCTTGTCGATGTTCACAGTGCCAGAGGACTGCCCGATCGGCCTCCAACAAGCAAAGGATCATGAACTGCTTAAGGAGCTGGCAGAGCAGCAGTCAGAGGAGAGCACCAAGAG AAGGAAAAGTTTGAAGATGATTCGATCGCAGTCAATGTACCTGCAGATCCCAGTGAATACAGACTGGACGCGGTCAGTGACACCATTTATGTCCCCCAGCTCCACCTGCTCCTCATTGCCAGAAAACTGTCCTGATTACCAGAGGGTCACAATCAGTGGTGATTACTGTGCTGGA ATCACAGTGGAGGACTATGAGCAGGCAGCCAAAAGTCTGTTTAAAGCTCTACTTATTCGGGAGAAATACTCAAAGCTAGCCTATCACAGATTCTGCAGAACGACGGCTCAGTTCCTGCGCAGTGCCGTGAACACGAGATGGAGCGAAGATGATGAAGTTATGCCAG ATATGTGCCCTCATCCAAAACATGGAGAGGATCCCTACAGCATGGAGAACATCCCTGAGAACCTGAACTACGAGCTGAAGATGAAGGACGGGATAGTGTGCGTGTATGACAGTGTTGAGGCTCTGgaagaaaacaaaccacatgaCCTTCCTTACCCAGACTTGGAGACCTTTGCTATAGACCTTAGTCACGTGCTGTCAATGATCGCAGACGGACCCAC GAAGACCTACTGTCATAGACGACTAAACTTCTTAAGTTCAAAGTTCTACCTCCATGAGATGCTAAATGAGATGGCTGAGCTAAAGGAGCTGAAGAGTGTGCCTCACAGAGATTTCTACAATGTTAGAAAG gtggacacacacattcatgcagcaGCCTGCATGTCTCAGAAACACCTGCTGACCTTCATCCAGAAAACATACGAGACCGATTCTGACCGCGTGGTGTTGGAAAAGGTGGGACAAAAGATGACCCTGCAGCAGGTTTTCCACAGCATCAATAAGGATCCCTATGACCTCACCGTGGACTCTCTGGATGTGCATGCT GGGAGACAAACCTTCCACCGGTTTGATAAATTTAATTCCAAGTATAACCCAGTGGGAGCGAGTGAACTTCGAGAGATCTTCCTGAAGACAGATAACCTCATCAATGGAGAGTACTTTGCCAGCATCATAAAG GAAGTTTCCCATGACCTGGAGGAGAGTAAGTATCAGCATGCAGAGCCACGTCTCTCCATCTATGGGCGCTCTCCTGAGGAATGGGACAGTCTGTCTAAGTGGTTTATTCATCAGAAAGTCCACTCACCAAATATGAGGTGGATTATCCAAGTGCCCAGAATATA TGATATTTTCAAGTCCAAGAAGCTGGTTCATAATTTTGCCAAGATGCTGGAGAACATTTTCCTCCCTCTGTTTGAGGCAACGGTCAATccccagaaacacaaagaactcCATGTCTTCCTAAAATAT gtgtcaGGTTTTGACAGTGTGGACGACGAGTCCAAACACAGCGATCACATGTTCTCCTTCAGGAGCCCAAAGCCAGAGCAGTGGACTGCAGATGAGAACCCTCCATACAGTTACTACATCTTCCACATGTACGCAAACATCATGGTCCTCAACAACCTCAGGAA AGAGCGTGGATTGAGCACCTTCCAGTTCCGTCCCCACTGTGGAGAAGCGGGCTCAATCACACATTTAGTCTCTGCCTTCCTGACATCTGACAACATCTCACATGGACTCAACTTGAAAAAG AGTCCTGTGCTGCAGTACCTGTACTACCTGGCCCAGGTTCCGATTGCAATGTCACCACTCAGCAACAACAGTCTGTTTCTGGAGTACTCCAAAAATCCTCTCAGAGAGTTCCTACACAaaggcctgtgtgtgtctctgtccacAGATGATCCCATGCAATTCCACTACACCAAG GAACCATTAATGGAAGAGTATGCCATCGCAGCTCAGCTCTGGAAGCTCAgcacctgtgatgtgtgtgaaaTAGCCAGGAACAGCGTGCTGCAAAGCGGACTGTCTCATCAG gacaAGAAACACTTCCTCGGTGTAAACTATCTCAAAGACGGACCTGAAGGGAACGATATCTGTCGGACCAATGTGGCACAGATCCGCATGGCCTACAGGCATGAGACGCTGTGTAATGAACTTAGCTTTATAGTGGATGCAGTGAAGTCTGAAGCCATGGGTTCAATCTATGAATAA